The Oreochromis niloticus isolate F11D_XX linkage group LG4, O_niloticus_UMD_NMBU, whole genome shotgun sequence DNA segment ACTCCCAGAAGCTCTTCGATCTTACCTTGACGATGACAGCTTTGCGCCCGGCGTAGCGTCCAGCTAGGACCATCACCACCTTCCCAGGCTTCATGAacttgcccatttctgccagaAATAGAGGGCACAGTTAAACTCAGTGTTACTATCAAATCAAACCAGTCAATCCGCCAACACGTCTCCAAGTCGGCCTCTCGTTTATGCTACATTAGCATTAGCTTTCAGCTAGGCTAACCGCTTCcaaactgttttcattttaattattttgctCGGACACATTATTAAGTGCACCGCATAAGCCCCtttacttatagcaaaaccaacACAGCTCAATAAGATGTCTACACACATAAACAGTCTTATTTTACAAGCGGTTCAAGGGGACTCTGAGCGTCTACACATCAAGGAAGCTGCCATGTTGAAAAGAGCACAGCGGGGACGAAGCGCTGCGATATATCtgcttattttctttctttagcaAACAAAATCTACAAACTAACGGCCACATCTGAACTAACAGAGTCGGTGCCGTCTATGTATcatgaaaaaaatgataaaatgagGCGAATTTAGAGCGATGGACGAAGATTGTTTCAAGGGAAATCTCACTCACTGATGCTGTTCTACGGCCACCGCTAACAGGAAAGGAAGTCCACAAGGTTTAGCTGAACTTTGACCCATCGGTCTGCCAACGTCACATCCGTAAGTATCGGCaagtgaatgtttttttgtttattaatttttatcaaataaaaaattcaCCAGAACTCGATCATTAAATAAAagttattattttatcatttctttttaaaaataggaacctaaagaaaaaagacacCAGAGGCGGATTATTAGGTTTCTTTAGATTTTCACTGTATTGAACaattttcaagttattttaGAGTAAAACAAATACGCGGGACACAGAAATCTTTCAGTCGGTGGCATAGACACTCAGTTATGAAatctaaataaaagaaattagtGTAAATAGGGTAACAAGAAAAATCACAGAGATTTATCTGCACCATCTGCAGCAGGATTCAGTCCCCTGACATTAAGAGCCTTCACACCGATGATGTAGTCATCCTCATGCTTTGCTCCATTAAACCTTTTGTGGTGttgtgcaaatgttttttacTCAGATGATGTTGGCGGGTCTGGTGGACCCAAGACATTACCGAGCATTACATTAAATCAATCCACCCATAGCAATTTATGTACAAATACCtaacagatttttatttattccaatTCCAAGCAATACAGATCACATACATGGTTATTATTTGGTGTTTACTTCTGTCCATTTATGAAGAGAactattttgttttctgtcttatCTGTCTTTTCTAATAAAGATGAAAGCAACCATGTTCTAAAAACTTCATCATACTGCCTTGTAAAGTCACTGAAGCTCTCTTATCAGACAATCTTAGGTTGTGCATCACCCTTGATTTGCAGCTGGGACTGAGTGTGAGAAACTATAGCTCCTTCCCATAAGGCAGAGGGGTAAAATGTGCATTACAATTATTGTTGTTATCCATGAATTTTGAAATTTACTGCTTtacaataaaagaagaaaatagcaagaattttgacctttttttttctctgaattctggaaaagaaaagaaaaagacgtgcccacttttttccactggccctaatcctcttccattCATACTTGGTTCAAATTTgggtataaaaacaaacaaacaaaacagtttattttcctCAAGAACAtcagttttaaagtttttgatAGTTTTCtattatatttgtgttttctttttcctgtgaaaGGTGCTTGAAATGTCCCATTGTTTGAACcttgtgtggaaaaaaacaggAGCAGAGAggcaaagcacacacacactcaaacaggAAGCCACATATGAGAAGGACAGGGGGAAGGGGCACAACACCTCCACACTCACTGTATATGATCCCCAAGTCCAGTGGATCCAAACACTGTGTGTGATATAACCGTGTAGGGGGGAAGGGCTACAATGTGAAGTCACTGAAAATGTGTTATTTGATATTTTCTTCACAGAAAATGATGCAAATGATGGTCCACCAAACAAGGGTTAAACCACACAAGGgttaaaaaacaagcaaacaaaccaaATAAACCCGTCCAACCCTGCTCCTGTTATAAGACAGCAACTTCTGACCTTCACCATCATTAAACATCCCGAAATAACAGTGGATTTTAGCTAACAGGTTCAGGgttgaattttaattttttactgGTAAATATCAAAGAGAAGGGCTGTTAGTCCCTTTGTGTTAGACACATGTGATCAAGacccaaaccatctcagcctcagTTTGTGCAAAACTGCATCCAGTTTGGATGCAGTTTCACTTACTGGTGAAGAAATCATCAATCAGTAGGCAGAACTGAATGTATTCATGGTGGTTTATTGTAGGAGTTTGAAGGGAATCGGTACAATTCACTTCACAGACACATGAAGCTGTAGATGTGATTTATCTCAAAATTCCTAAAGAAATGTCAGTAAAATCTGTGAATTCAGTAAATCAGAAACCTAACCCAACTGTTCAACCAATCCACTGCTCTGCACTGCTGCTGGGCACCTGTGTGAGTGCAGTCATTTGGCTAAAAGTTATCCTGTTATCACAGTTTCAACTACAGTGACTGCTCCCTGCTGTGTTTAAATACCTCATTCATATTAATGCATTCACAGTCACATTTTACCAAATGTAAATGTACGCACTCTGGTGGCttgaaactgaaactgtttttattcagcttactttttcctcctcttcagtCACTCACTCTTGTTTGGATGAGCTGTTTTCAGACAGCTGCGACCCACATTCTGCCCGTTCTGTTCTGCACAGCAGGACATAAACATTGGATGCATTCTCATAGCCGTTCTCTCTTCAAATCATTGGCATTAGAGTCTAATCTATAGACTGTagctataaataaataacctaGATTAAGCCATCTCTCAATGGGCATTACCATTAGGCTTTTAGAAACAGAAGAGAAAGCCTTGTGAGAAGCTCAGCGGttcatttattacatttaattcATTTACAGACAAGGTTCCATTAAATAagattaaaaactaaaagataAACATCGTTCATATCCCAAtatataataaaacataaacagatgacccagtgtttctgctgttACCAGACTGAACTGCTACAGTTACAGTACAGCTGCTACTTTAACAGTTAACTGTTGAGCTAAGctattgaataaataaatatgtctcAATACATAAATAACACAACAGctgaacaaaaagcaaaaaaaggggaaagaatgagaaaaacataacaaaccTATCCCAAACACACTTTGCCATTCATGTAACACATGGTGCACTGGTCTCGTGCAGGAAATAAACTCAGAGGTTTGATACATACTTGTGGTCACAGGAACACTGAAGCTTTAGTCCCAGAAACAAGACTTAAACTACACTCAGTTTACAGGTGCAGTTCACCCCAAAATCAAATTTACACGACAGTCCTCTCATGTTTAGTGCAGTTTGTCCTTCTAAATGGTTTTGGTTTGCAGTGGTTCCAGAGATATCTGCTCAGCTGTAGAAATATATGCTTATGCTGAATAGAAACTAAATGACACAGTCGGTCCCATAAActgatttttatatatatatgtatatatcaatATATATTAATTACTATTCAAATGTTTGAAGATCATGACCATCCCTACTATATATCCTTTGTGTAGGAAACTAATCAGCAAAACACCAGAAGGTGGCGGTAATGCATTTAACCTGTGATTGACAGTCAAATCCCTGTTCCAAAGGACAGAGATGAAGATGGTGCTCGAGGCTTTATGACAACACTACACAAACCAACTGGTCACCGtggctacgtccatcttttgTACCACCTGTGCTAACTACCAGGCAGTAGGTGGCTCAGGAACTGTGCAGTCTGTCCCTCCTCCTAAAGCTAGCATGTCAGAAATCACAGGGTGGGGAATTCCCAATGAATCTCACGATGTTTTGGCTTTAAATCATAACAAGCAGCACTAACAGCCAAACGATAGCATATAGAAATTCAATTTTGGGGTGAACTCTGGCTTTAATAGCATCTACGGTTTATACATTCAGTTATTTAGGACGTGCAACTGAGCTGTCTCAGgatgatggaaaaacaaaaaaaactttacatCTACAATCATGTCAATTTTGGGATATTCTCATCTATATGAGCTGGATTGAACTACACCTGGAAGGAGGAGGAAAGCAGCAGTTTATACAGGGTCAAAATGCTTTTTTCAAACCTGAAACACCAGAAGTGACAACAGCTTCATCTGCTACAGCTGCATATTTCTTACATAACACCACCCGTTTGGGTTTTCCTCAGCGGAGGAAACCGTAACGCGCGTTTTCCTTTACGGGCTGACCTGAGTGCTGCCGTTTAGCCAGTTTGCTACACATGATTTACCAGCTGAATTATTCATTCCGAAACAGAAGCCACTGCACTTTTCACTAAGAACAATCACCCGTGACAGCTCTTGTTTACCGTGGAGAGGCCACGGTAGAGCAAACTTCCCGCTCATTCATTTACTTCCTGGATTGTCTGACTGGAAATTACAGTAGTGATTACTGTAAAACTCTCACACAATGTTCGCTGCATAGCTCACGCCACAAACAGGTACGACAGGGGAATGGTACAGTATGATGAGCAGCACAGGTCGCTAAGGTCAGGAAGGCTAAAGATGAGGTAATCTCCATCTCCACAATAAGGCATTTTTACAGTACAAGCAGCAGAGTCTTTGATATTTTAATATAGCAGGAATGCAGACTAACACGACATTATCACCCATGCATGTAGTGTAGACATCACATACTTGCACTTAACTTTAGAAGGGTTGCTGCTTAGATAACCTTTAAAAGGCTACATACTTAAAGCACAAAGTCATGCTATTGGTCCTGAATGTTTGGTAAGAGCAGTTAAGTTCAGCTGATAAAACAAACACTCTCATCCTCAGAAAGCATCTTTAATGTTCTTGAGCTGCCGAACAGCCAGATCCACAGGGAGGTTAAACCTGAGGTGGCTGATGCGACCCAGGATGCGCAGGGCTCCTTCGAAGCCGGTCTGTGCCATGTAACTCCAGGAGTGATAGTGCGGGTGTATCAGAGTGCCCGACTTGCACAGCAGGTTGAGCCACGATACGAGCCGCTGCTCGTTCAGAGCCATGCACACCAGAGCTTTGAACTCCGAGTCTGGTCCTCGCTTGTAACGTCCATGCTCCTTCAGCACAGTGTGAATGGCCCACAGCAGAGACTGCTTAGGCGTGACGGTTACTGGGCCGGCCCCAACGTGCAGGCCGAAGGATTGAGAGAGCTGGCGGGCTGGTGACTCTACGAAGGCCTTCCCGTTTTTGGAGTGGTAGTACTTTACAAAGAGTTCCCATGGGTGCATGGTTTGTGGGACCGGTCTGTAAGGCAGAAGGCAGGAGATGGGTGCCAGCACTACGCTCATGGTCTGAGAGGGTGAAAAGAGGCCGTGAGCCAACAAGTCTTTCAGAGCAATGGCCAGCTCCTTCCTCACAGACGTTGTCAGCTCGTCTCGGGCCCCCAGTGTGGAGCTGCTGGTGTAATTGACAACGTGTTCGACAGATGGGTGCCTACGCGATCCCAGAACTCGCACCTTCTCCACAGCTGCCTCCAGACGCTGCAGCAGGGGTCCATAGTCCTGCACGCACAGATCCTGAGGCCACATGCTCTGGGGGACGTGTCCAGTTGCGCAGCCAAATTGGCTGGCAGCGAAGATTTGCAGCACGGCCAGGGCCTTCTGGATCAACTGCAGGCCGGTCTCTCGCATCTTCTGGGCCTGCTCTGGGTCCACTGCAGCAGGAAGAAccacaagaaaaacgcatattaGGAACACACATTTTCACAGACTTTACAAACGCTACAACAATCAAACAATCCCTGTatacaacaaacacacagagtgtCCGACCTTTCTTCTTTGCTCCTGGAGATCTGGTGTTGGTCCCTGCTGCGCGTGGCTGCTGGCTGCGTCCATCTGACAAAAGAGGGTTCCCCACCTCATCTTGTGGAAGAAAATGCCAAAGTTATCATgtgaatgaaattaaaaatgaagctcATTGCTAGCAAAAGCACAGCTCAGAAGGCTGCATACCCTGGATGAAGTTGATGAACATCTCCAGATCCCTGATCTGTGTTTTGAGCTGCTCCACCAGCTGCTCTTTTACTCTGGCTGGGTTCACTATCTGAGCAATGGCAGCGTCCACCCTCTGCCTCAGCTCCTCAGGTGACAGGTTCCCGATGTCCTCGTTCAGGTTTACATCCAACTTTTTGATCAACTCGTCAATGATGACCTGGAAAGCACAAGACAGGCTGAAGGTTAAACGCCTTATGTGTAATGTCACTGCCTCCAAGAGGAAGTAGGAGCTTTTGAATGTTAAGGACATTCTTAAATTTAAACTTGATGGCTGTGTAAATACGTTGCTGTTGAAAGTTGCTTATTTGCACACCCAACAGATACTAGCTCCAAATTTGGCTGATGACATCATGGAGATCACTTCGACTTTCTCATGTTTGCGTGTCATCACTAACACACAGTTCAAAAGTCT contains these protein-coding regions:
- the rundc1 gene encoding RUN domain-containing protein 1 isoform X1 gives rise to the protein MSTDELSASDSEAVLAGAGERWAPVGAVASPEDESGSCGSGAQSRQRCSTSPSEEEMTSRLRRLEEEQDLLNSSLLALTSHFAQVQFRLKQIVHAQSEEKERMLADLEEFAFRGCPHVVGCRAQDTKQLENSGDLSEREKRERLEAQREKQKDLIFQLKTQLDDLERFAYQEGSYDLLPQSVVMERQKVIIDELIKKLDVNLNEDIGNLSPEELRQRVDAAIAQIVNPARVKEQLVEQLKTQIRDLEMFINFIQDEVGNPLLSDGRSQQPRAAGTNTRSPGAKKKVDPEQAQKMRETGLQLIQKALAVLQIFAASQFGCATGHVPQSMWPQDLCVQDYGPLLQRLEAAVEKVRVLGSRRHPSVEHVVNYTSSSTLGARDELTTSVRKELAIALKDLLAHGLFSPSQTMSVVLAPISCLLPYRPVPQTMHPWELFVKYYHSKNGKAFVESPARQLSQSFGLHVGAGPVTVTPKQSLLWAIHTVLKEHGRYKRGPDSEFKALVCMALNEQRLVSWLNLLCKSGTLIHPHYHSWSYMAQTGFEGALRILGRISHLRFNLPVDLAVRQLKNIKDAF
- the rundc1 gene encoding RUN domain-containing protein 1 isoform X2 produces the protein MSTDELSASDSEAVLAGAGERWAPVGAVASPEDESGSCGSGAQSRQRCSTSPSEEEMTSRLRRLEEEQDLLNSSLLALTSHFAQVQFRLKQIVHAQSEEKERMLADLEEFAFRGCPHVVGCRAQDTKQLENSSEREKRERLEAQREKQKDLIFQLKTQLDDLERFAYQEGSYDLLPQSVVMERQKVIIDELIKKLDVNLNEDIGNLSPEELRQRVDAAIAQIVNPARVKEQLVEQLKTQIRDLEMFINFIQDEVGNPLLSDGRSQQPRAAGTNTRSPGAKKKVDPEQAQKMRETGLQLIQKALAVLQIFAASQFGCATGHVPQSMWPQDLCVQDYGPLLQRLEAAVEKVRVLGSRRHPSVEHVVNYTSSSTLGARDELTTSVRKELAIALKDLLAHGLFSPSQTMSVVLAPISCLLPYRPVPQTMHPWELFVKYYHSKNGKAFVESPARQLSQSFGLHVGAGPVTVTPKQSLLWAIHTVLKEHGRYKRGPDSEFKALVCMALNEQRLVSWLNLLCKSGTLIHPHYHSWSYMAQTGFEGALRILGRISHLRFNLPVDLAVRQLKNIKDAF